GGCCGATCCGGACGATCCCTTCGGAGCGGCAGGCGACGACTCGGACGGCGAGTCGGAGGAAGCCGGCGAGGCCGACGACGAAGACGACGAGTCGGAAGTCGAGCCCGTCGAGGTGTTGGTCCAACTCGCCGACGCGGGGGAGATCGATCCGTGGGACATCGACGTGGTGCGGGTGACCGACAAGTTCCTCGAAGTGATCGACGAGGCGGACTTGCGGACCTCCGGGCGGGCGCTGTTCTACGCGTCGGTGCTGATTCGCATGAAGAGCGACGCGATGCTGAACGACGAGGACGAGGAAGCACCGCCGGCCGAGCCCTGGGAGGCGGCGATGGCCGGCGACGATCCCATCGACGAGCCGGACCCCTTCGCCTCGCTGGAACAGGAGATGGATCGGCGACTGGAGCGCCGTCGGGCACGGGGGATGCCCCAGACGCTGGACGAACTGGTGCGAGACCTCCGGGAGGCCGAGCGCGATTCGTGGTGGAAGGAATCACGCAGCTACGACACGAGCGACTCGCCGTCGGGGTTCCGCCGTGGGACCCAGGAACTGGACTACCGCGGGGCCGAGGACGTGCGGATGGACGACGAGCCGACCGCCGACGAGGTGACGGCAAACACCCACGGCGAGGACATCGATGCGATCGTCGACGAGGTGTACGAGGCCGTGCGCGAGCAGTACGACGCCGGCCGCGAGGAGGTCCTGTTTCGGGAGGTCCACCAGATCGGCGGCTCTCGGGTCGAGACGTTCCTTGGGCTGCTCTTTCTCTCTCACCGCGGGCAGGTCCGTCTCCAGCAAGACGAACTGTTCGGGGACCTCTGGATTCAGGACCCCAACGCCGTGACCGGCTCCGAAGAGGCACTGGCCGACTAGCGGGACCCGGCGTGTCGACGCCGCTGATCGACTGATTCTGGCCAGCACCGCGGCTCGCGACAGTGAGCTGACAGCGGCGCTGGCGGCGTAAGAAGTGTTAAATACTTGTACTGTGTAAGGCATTAACACACATGACGCCGACGAAACTCCGCGAACGCCTCCGAGAGCGCGAGGATCGCATCGACACCGAGCAGTTCCTCGACGCGCTCACCTACGTCCGCGACGAC
Above is a genomic segment from Halomicrobium sp. LC1Hm containing:
- a CDS encoding ScpA family protein, coding for MTNESPEDQRDEGDSNTRTGSEATREQSGSSEDQRDEGDSKKATREQSDGDDIPLNIAGHDDRTPPSEADPDDPFGAAGDDSDGESEEAGEADDEDDESEVEPVEVLVQLADAGEIDPWDIDVVRVTDKFLEVIDEADLRTSGRALFYASVLIRMKSDAMLNDEDEEAPPAEPWEAAMAGDDPIDEPDPFASLEQEMDRRLERRRARGMPQTLDELVRDLREAERDSWWKESRSYDTSDSPSGFRRGTQELDYRGAEDVRMDDEPTADEVTANTHGEDIDAIVDEVYEAVREQYDAGREEVLFREVHQIGGSRVETFLGLLFLSHRGQVRLQQDELFGDLWIQDPNAVTGSEEALAD